In Kangiella koreensis DSM 16069, a single window of DNA contains:
- a CDS encoding tetratricopeptide repeat-containing diguanylate cyclase: MVNLTKSLAFLLLLGSALSFAAAPADNLPLQNQLYSMSKLTIPERSQESFLTKVQSILRNELDPHSEALANVLAADYYIHTNEPLRAREHLNIAKPFVNTVDKPSLYQEYNYVLMLVLRTEGNLKEAKYTADALYRDVRESWPDNKLSDIVLERAYINSYLYRYQEAFELMELALSHAYESNDPFQLVETYNVFAILYGSLNDYPSSIDYLKKSIEIMEANPQYTQNTYLYVNLADSYRASEDFEQANTYLDKSFQIAKDTNDVSLKAYAHQVKGRLLVDQENYESALNHILTSQKLHKEVGEELFSFEIHTELTRIYLELAQLDKAKLHLSLAKEHAQQLGSQDTHYINRLESELFVEDGSFEQAYELLNESYTQYRKQFNDNLTYVSNLSREQLDQERLVFENKLLEQENKLNSQYVEESRKYSYLLWVLILLLLLVVAIALWIMLRYRNLAKANHQMAFTDNLTKMPNRRHVFRTLELQHKASGPGRKTYSVILFDIDFFKSINDRFGHNIGDRVIQSTRDICEAVLRETDTIGRIGGEEFLILLPDTELKAAYNIAERLREYFETYNFEDIAPGLTVTSSFGVTEYLPEDETLDLVVNRADRLLYKAKNEGRNQVMASFA; this comes from the coding sequence GTGGTTAACCTCACGAAATCATTAGCATTTTTGCTATTGCTAGGAAGCGCACTTAGCTTTGCGGCTGCGCCTGCTGATAACCTACCTTTACAAAACCAGTTATACAGCATGAGCAAGCTCACAATTCCTGAACGTAGTCAGGAATCATTTCTTACTAAAGTCCAATCTATTTTGCGAAATGAGCTGGATCCTCACTCGGAAGCTTTAGCTAATGTTTTAGCTGCGGATTATTATATTCATACCAATGAGCCACTGCGCGCACGTGAGCATCTTAATATTGCCAAGCCTTTCGTTAACACCGTCGATAAGCCATCACTATATCAAGAGTACAACTATGTCTTGATGCTCGTATTACGGACCGAAGGTAATCTTAAAGAGGCAAAGTATACAGCTGATGCGCTTTATCGTGACGTTCGTGAATCTTGGCCGGATAATAAACTGAGCGATATTGTACTAGAGCGTGCCTATATCAACTCTTATCTGTATCGATACCAAGAGGCTTTCGAGTTAATGGAGCTGGCTCTTTCTCACGCTTATGAGAGTAACGATCCTTTTCAATTAGTTGAAACCTACAACGTTTTTGCCATTCTTTATGGTTCGTTAAACGACTATCCTTCCTCTATAGACTATCTTAAAAAATCTATAGAAATTATGGAGGCTAATCCGCAATACACCCAGAACACTTATTTGTACGTTAACCTTGCAGACTCCTATCGCGCTTCTGAAGATTTCGAACAAGCCAATACATATCTGGATAAATCGTTCCAAATCGCCAAAGATACCAATGATGTATCCTTAAAGGCATATGCACATCAAGTCAAAGGGCGCTTATTGGTTGATCAGGAAAACTACGAAAGCGCGCTCAACCATATTTTGACCTCGCAAAAATTGCATAAAGAGGTAGGCGAAGAGTTATTTAGTTTTGAAATTCATACGGAATTGACTCGCATTTATCTGGAACTGGCTCAGCTGGACAAAGCTAAACTGCATTTAAGTTTAGCTAAAGAACATGCACAGCAACTTGGCAGTCAGGACACCCATTACATTAACCGCCTTGAAAGTGAATTGTTCGTCGAAGATGGAAGTTTTGAGCAAGCTTATGAATTATTGAATGAATCCTATACCCAATATCGTAAGCAGTTCAACGATAACCTTACCTATGTTTCCAACCTGTCCCGTGAACAGCTTGATCAGGAGCGTCTGGTCTTCGAAAACAAACTGCTGGAGCAGGAGAATAAGCTTAATTCACAATATGTTGAGGAAAGCCGTAAGTACAGCTACCTACTGTGGGTTCTCATCTTACTATTACTCTTAGTAGTAGCGATTGCCTTGTGGATTATGTTGCGCTACCGCAATTTGGCTAAAGCCAATCACCAAATGGCTTTCACCGACAATTTGACCAAAATGCCCAATCGTCGCCATGTTTTCCGAACGCTAGAACTACAGCACAAGGCGAGTGGCCCGGGAAGAAAAACCTACAGTGTCATATTGTTCGATATAGACTTCTTTAAGAGTATTAATGATCGCTTTGGCCACAATATCGGGGATAGAGTGATTCAATCCACTCGTGATATTTGCGAAGCTGTATTGCGTGAGACTGATACTATAGGTCGCATCGGTGGCGAAGAGTTTTTGATTTTACTACCTGACACCGAACTCAAAGCTGCCTACAACATAGCCGAGCGTCTGCGAGAATATTTTGAAACCTATAATTTCGAAGATATCGCTCCCGGACTCACCGTTACCTCCAGTTTTGGTGTGACCGAATACCTGCCGGAAGATGAAACCTTGGATTTAGTTGTCAATCGAGCAGATCGATTGTTGTATAAAGCTAAAAATGAAGGGCGTAACCAGGTAATGGCAAGTTTTGCTTAA
- a CDS encoding DNA-3-methyladenine glycosylase I, producing MKTRCGWVSDDPLYIEYHDTEWGVPTYDDQELFEMLCLEGAQAGLSWITVLKKRKHYRKVFDNFDAEKIAAYDEGKREELLSDAGIIRNKLKVNAFIVNAQNYLRIKEERTFSEYLWQFVGGEPIVNNWQSLKQVPVTTPESDAMAKQLKKDGFKFVGSTICYAFMQATGMVDDHTKDCFKK from the coding sequence ATGAAAACACGTTGCGGCTGGGTCAGCGATGATCCGCTTTATATTGAGTACCATGATACCGAATGGGGCGTACCTACCTATGATGACCAAGAGTTATTCGAGATGCTGTGCCTGGAAGGTGCGCAGGCAGGCTTAAGCTGGATCACGGTGCTCAAAAAACGCAAACATTACCGTAAAGTCTTCGATAATTTCGATGCTGAAAAAATCGCGGCCTACGACGAGGGCAAGCGTGAAGAATTGCTTTCGGATGCAGGTATTATTCGCAACAAACTCAAAGTAAACGCTTTTATTGTTAATGCTCAGAATTATCTACGCATAAAAGAAGAACGAACATTCAGCGAATATTTATGGCAGTTTGTAGGTGGTGAACCGATCGTTAATAATTGGCAAAGCTTGAAACAAGTTCCTGTCACAACCCCTGAGTCAGATGCCATGGCTAAGCAACTCAAAAAAGACGGATTTAAATTTGTCGGCAGTACGATTTGTTATGCCTTTATGCAGGCTACGGGGATGGTGGATGATCACACGAAAGATTGTTTCAAAAAGTAA
- a CDS encoding Dps family protein, producing the protein MNKAINIGINENHREKIGDGLSRLLADTYTLYLQTHNFHWNVTGPFFQSLHTLFETHYTELAVAVDDIAERIRALGILSPGTYKEFAKLTSIKEVEGNISAEEMLERLVDSHETVVRTAREILSIAQEADDESSVSLISDRLVVHEKTAWMLRSHLQK; encoded by the coding sequence ATGAACAAAGCGATTAATATCGGAATCAATGAAAACCATCGCGAAAAAATTGGTGATGGTTTATCACGTCTTTTAGCAGATACTTACACCCTATACCTGCAAACTCATAATTTCCACTGGAACGTCACTGGCCCATTCTTCCAGTCGCTGCATACCTTGTTCGAAACTCACTACACGGAGTTGGCTGTTGCGGTAGATGACATAGCAGAGCGTATTCGTGCTTTAGGTATTTTGTCTCCTGGCACCTATAAAGAGTTCGCCAAGTTAACCAGCATTAAAGAAGTTGAAGGTAATATCAGTGCCGAAGAAATGCTCGAGCGTCTGGTCGACAGTCATGAGACTGTGGTGAGAACCGCAAGAGAGATTTTATCCATCGCGCAAGAAGCCGATGACGAATCATCAGTCAGCTTGATATCAGACCGATTGGTGGTGCATGAAAAAACCGCCTGGATGCTACGTTCTCATTTGCAGAAGTAA
- the glyS gene encoding glycine--tRNA ligase subunit beta — translation MSQHDLLFELGTEELPPKALKTLSDALRDNFAANLQSNDFTFDSIENYAAPRRLALTIRNLADSQPDKNVERLGPAVAGAFNDDGSAKPAAVGFAKSCGVEVDQLDRIETDKGERLGYTIAQKGQPLSELIEDMLNSALKKLPIPKPMRWGDRSEQFIRPVHWAVLLFGDQVLNATVLGVKTSNQSRGHRFMSPDWVTFNSADDYLSKLLTAKVNADYEQRKEQIRGQVKAEADKLGGVAQIDESLLDEVASLVEWPVALTGKFDTEFLAVPAECLISSMAEHQKYFHVFDKDGKLMPNFITVSNIESNRPQSVIEGNEKVIRPRLADAMFFFETDKKVSLESHQDHLQKVVFQKQLGSILDKSIRVAHLAKYIAPKIGAIPEDAERAALLSKCDLATNMVGEFDNLQGIMGTYYARHDGENENVAIAMTEQYLPKFSGDELAKNSVGQCLAIADRVDSLVGIFGVGQGPKGSKDPFALRRAAIGLLRTIVENRLELDINELLSKANQLISERIDKANFYSHKQEALLDFLFERLRALYLDQGVSSNTISAVMALRPTQPLDFDARIKAVQFFQTLPEAESLSAANKRVKNILAKADIEVPDAIDSGLLQEAEEQALAKTITDAEAKLSAMNSYQDKLQHLASLRDDVDAFFDKVMVNADDAAVKANRLAMLKKLQDLFGSVADISLLQN, via the coding sequence ATGTCACAACACGATTTATTGTTTGAGCTGGGAACTGAAGAACTACCACCCAAAGCGCTAAAAACATTAAGCGATGCGTTGCGCGATAACTTTGCAGCTAATCTGCAAAGCAATGATTTTACTTTTGACAGCATCGAGAATTATGCAGCACCACGTCGCCTAGCGCTCACTATCCGCAATTTAGCGGATAGTCAGCCAGATAAGAATGTAGAACGCCTTGGCCCTGCGGTTGCCGGAGCCTTTAATGATGATGGTTCGGCCAAGCCTGCAGCCGTTGGTTTTGCAAAGTCCTGTGGCGTTGAAGTGGATCAGCTGGATCGCATAGAAACTGACAAAGGTGAGCGCCTAGGTTACACCATCGCACAAAAGGGCCAGCCACTGTCTGAATTGATTGAAGATATGCTCAATTCAGCATTGAAAAAATTACCGATTCCCAAGCCAATGCGCTGGGGCGATCGTAGCGAGCAGTTTATCCGCCCAGTGCATTGGGCAGTATTACTGTTTGGCGATCAAGTCTTAAACGCCACCGTTTTAGGCGTTAAAACCTCCAACCAATCACGCGGCCATCGCTTCATGTCGCCGGATTGGGTGACCTTTAATTCTGCTGATGATTACTTGTCTAAACTGTTAACGGCTAAAGTGAATGCCGATTATGAGCAGCGCAAAGAGCAGATCCGCGGCCAGGTGAAAGCTGAAGCTGACAAGCTAGGTGGTGTGGCTCAAATCGATGAGAGCTTGCTCGATGAAGTAGCCAGCCTGGTTGAATGGCCAGTAGCATTAACCGGTAAGTTCGACACCGAATTCCTGGCAGTGCCAGCTGAATGTCTGATTTCCTCAATGGCCGAACATCAGAAATATTTCCACGTGTTCGACAAAGACGGCAAATTGATGCCGAACTTTATTACCGTCAGCAACATTGAAAGCAATCGTCCGCAAAGCGTGATCGAAGGTAACGAAAAAGTGATTCGTCCACGTCTTGCTGATGCGATGTTTTTCTTTGAAACCGACAAAAAAGTTAGCCTGGAAAGTCATCAAGACCATCTACAAAAAGTTGTTTTTCAAAAACAACTAGGTTCAATATTAGACAAATCAATTAGAGTAGCTCACCTTGCAAAGTATATTGCCCCAAAAATTGGAGCAATCCCTGAAGACGCTGAGAGAGCCGCATTGTTATCTAAGTGTGATCTAGCCACTAACATGGTCGGTGAATTCGATAATCTACAAGGCATAATGGGTACTTACTATGCCCGTCACGATGGCGAGAACGAGAATGTTGCTATTGCCATGACTGAGCAGTACTTGCCCAAGTTCTCAGGTGACGAACTGGCTAAAAATTCTGTGGGACAATGCTTGGCAATTGCCGATCGTGTTGACTCATTGGTCGGTATTTTTGGTGTAGGACAAGGACCTAAAGGTTCTAAAGACCCCTTTGCATTACGCCGTGCCGCTATTGGCTTACTTAGAACTATCGTAGAAAACCGCTTAGAACTAGATATTAATGAATTACTATCTAAAGCGAATCAATTAATATCTGAACGTATTGATAAAGCAAACTTTTATTCTCATAAACAAGAAGCTCTTCTAGATTTTCTCTTTGAGAGACTACGCGCTCTATATCTCGACCAAGGCGTCAGCAGTAATACCATTTCAGCCGTTATGGCATTGCGTCCTACTCAACCGCTGGATTTCGATGCCCGCATTAAAGCGGTGCAGTTCTTCCAGACGTTGCCGGAAGCGGAAAGCCTGTCTGCAGCCAATAAGCGTGTGAAAAACATATTGGCCAAAGCTGATATCGAAGTACCAGACGCGATTGACTCTGGTTTATTACAGGAAGCCGAAGAGCAGGCGCTGGCAAAAACCATTACTGATGCGGAAGCTAAACTATCAGCCATGAACAGTTATCAAGACAAGCTGCAACATCTGGCCAGTCTGCGTGATGATGTCGATGCTTTCTTCGATAAAGTAATGGTTAACGCCGACGATGCAGCGGTCAAAGCTAATCGTTTAGCCATGCTGAAAAAACTGCAGGATTTGTTTGGCTCGGTTGCTGATATTTCCCTGCTTCAAAACTAA
- the tusA gene encoding sulfurtransferase TusA produces MTQLNFDQFDRKLDALGLRCPEPVMMVRLNVRKMEDGQVLLVLADDPSTTRDIPKFCTFMEHQLIGSDTEQLPYKYLIKKGMAA; encoded by the coding sequence ATGACACAGCTCAACTTTGATCAATTCGACCGTAAACTCGATGCACTAGGCCTTCGCTGCCCTGAGCCTGTGATGATGGTGCGCCTCAATGTCCGTAAAATGGAGGATGGGCAGGTGTTATTAGTATTAGCGGATGATCCTTCAACTACTCGTGATATTCCCAAGTTCTGTACTTTTATGGAACATCAGCTGATTGGTAGCGATACTGAGCAGCTGCCTTACAAGTATCTGATTAAAAAAGGAATGGCCGCTTAA
- a CDS encoding amidohydrolase family protein — translation MKKLSILSSLLVLSLGTVANSATAADEDKAKWDVNNPPGTPIFADIQVNEGTWMNLDVSPDGKTIAFDMLGDIYTMPMSGGKATNITNSMAWDMQPRFSPNGQQLAFTTDQGGGDNIWVMDSDGSDQYQVTKESFRLLNNPVWSPDGNYIAARKHFTGTRSLGAGEIWLYHKSGGSGVQLNKRPNEQKDLGEPAFTPDGKYVLFSRDSTPGSYFEYSKDSNEQIYEVFAINRETGDIETWIDGPGGAVRPTPSPDGKFIAFVRRIRAQSALFLKDRETGAEFPIYEGLERDMQETWAIHGVYPNFAWTPDSDEIVFWAQGKLHKIDVASKEVTNIPFEVKDRREMRQAVTQKNAAYEAKFNAKMLRWLQVSPDGDQAIFQALGKIYSMSLPNGKPKRLTRQDEHFEFYPRFSADGSKIVYTTWDDKTLGTIRIVSSRGGSGKVVSEQPGHYTNPSLSPDGETVVAQAISGGYLTSPLYSQDTGIIAINLDDDKQYVLSKRGSNPFFAGSSSRVFFSQTTPSGETYSSKLVSTDLSGNEMQEHYEGNWISDFTVSPDQQWLAFTQRYQVYVTPFVQSGKAINTGPGANNLPVRKFSKFAGSNLAWSEDSKSLAWSLGPDLYQQALTDRFEFLSAKTDEDAEAPEAKATRINFTVEADKPDSSIALVGAKVITMEGEQVIEDGVVIVEDNRIKAVGKRGDVAIPSGAKTIDVAGKTIIPGLVDVHWHGPYANDQIQPQTNWNAMASLAFGVTTTHNPSADTEAVFSASEMQKAGVITAPRLFSTGTILYGANHFITAEVDNLDDAVGHLERMKAVGAFSVKSYNQPRRDQRQQVLEAARQTGLLVVPEGGSLFMHNISMVIDGHTTIEHSIPVEKIYDDVKQLWSQSQTSYVPTLGVAYGGIWGERYWYDKTKVFDHPLLTKFVPREILDPVSRRRYTAPDEDYNHFNNATVTAELRDLGVKVGIGAHGQREGLAAHWELWMFEQGGMTPHQALEAGTMDGAKILGMADEIGSIKEGKLADLVILDADPLINLKNSEKVNMVMLNGRLYDAQTMNQVAPKEVKRPAFFFE, via the coding sequence ATGAAGAAATTATCTATCTTATCCAGCCTGTTGGTGCTGTCTTTGGGGACTGTGGCGAATTCAGCTACGGCGGCAGACGAGGACAAGGCTAAGTGGGATGTGAACAACCCTCCCGGCACTCCAATTTTTGCGGATATTCAGGTCAATGAAGGCACCTGGATGAATCTTGATGTTAGCCCGGATGGCAAAACCATCGCTTTTGATATGTTGGGTGACATCTACACCATGCCAATGTCCGGCGGTAAGGCGACTAACATCACTAATAGCATGGCGTGGGATATGCAGCCACGTTTCTCGCCAAATGGTCAGCAATTAGCGTTTACCACGGATCAAGGTGGCGGCGACAATATCTGGGTCATGGATTCCGATGGTTCGGATCAGTATCAGGTCACTAAAGAAAGTTTCCGTTTATTGAACAACCCTGTGTGGAGCCCCGATGGCAACTATATCGCGGCGCGTAAGCACTTTACCGGCACTCGTTCTTTAGGTGCAGGCGAAATCTGGTTGTATCACAAATCAGGCGGTAGCGGCGTTCAATTGAACAAGCGTCCGAATGAGCAGAAAGACCTCGGCGAGCCAGCCTTTACGCCAGACGGCAAGTACGTTTTATTCTCGCGTGATTCCACACCGGGCTCTTATTTCGAGTACAGCAAAGACTCGAATGAACAGATTTATGAAGTGTTTGCGATTAACCGCGAAACTGGTGACATTGAAACCTGGATTGATGGCCCGGGTGGTGCGGTACGCCCAACCCCTTCGCCAGACGGTAAGTTCATTGCTTTCGTGCGTCGCATTCGTGCACAAAGTGCATTGTTCCTGAAAGACCGTGAAACCGGTGCTGAATTCCCAATTTACGAGGGTTTAGAGCGCGATATGCAGGAAACCTGGGCAATCCACGGCGTTTATCCGAACTTTGCCTGGACTCCGGATAGCGATGAAATCGTGTTCTGGGCGCAGGGTAAGTTACACAAAATTGATGTTGCTTCCAAAGAAGTGACCAATATTCCTTTTGAGGTTAAAGACCGCCGCGAAATGCGTCAGGCCGTGACTCAGAAGAATGCCGCTTATGAAGCTAAGTTCAATGCAAAAATGTTACGTTGGTTGCAGGTCTCTCCTGATGGCGATCAGGCGATTTTCCAGGCTTTGGGTAAAATCTACAGCATGAGCCTGCCGAACGGTAAGCCTAAGCGTTTAACCCGTCAGGACGAGCATTTTGAATTCTACCCGCGCTTCTCAGCTGATGGCAGCAAGATTGTTTACACCACCTGGGATGACAAGACCCTCGGCACAATCCGTATCGTCTCTTCGCGTGGCGGTAGCGGCAAAGTCGTTTCTGAGCAGCCCGGTCATTACACCAACCCTAGCTTGAGCCCGGACGGTGAAACGGTTGTAGCTCAAGCCATTTCTGGCGGCTATTTGACCAGCCCATTGTATTCTCAAGATACGGGTATCATTGCCATTAATCTTGATGATGATAAGCAATATGTTTTATCGAAACGTGGCAGTAATCCATTCTTTGCGGGTAGTTCCAGTCGCGTATTCTTCTCGCAAACTACCCCAAGTGGCGAGACATATAGCAGTAAGTTAGTCAGCACTGACTTAAGCGGCAACGAAATGCAGGAGCACTATGAAGGCAACTGGATCAGTGACTTTACGGTATCGCCAGACCAGCAATGGTTAGCGTTTACCCAGCGTTATCAGGTTTATGTCACTCCATTTGTGCAAAGCGGTAAAGCAATCAATACTGGCCCCGGTGCAAATAACCTTCCTGTGCGTAAGTTCTCCAAATTTGCCGGTAGTAACCTGGCCTGGTCAGAAGACAGTAAATCACTGGCATGGTCACTTGGTCCGGACTTATATCAACAAGCACTTACCGATCGTTTCGAGTTCTTGAGTGCTAAGACTGACGAAGATGCGGAAGCTCCTGAAGCGAAAGCAACTCGCATCAACTTTACGGTTGAAGCAGATAAGCCCGATAGTTCCATTGCTTTAGTTGGTGCGAAAGTCATCACCATGGAAGGCGAGCAAGTCATCGAAGATGGCGTGGTCATCGTTGAAGACAATCGCATCAAGGCGGTTGGTAAGCGTGGTGACGTTGCTATTCCATCGGGTGCTAAAACTATTGATGTAGCTGGCAAAACCATCATTCCTGGTTTAGTCGATGTCCACTGGCACGGCCCTTATGCCAATGACCAGATCCAGCCGCAAACTAACTGGAATGCCATGGCATCATTAGCCTTTGGTGTGACGACAACGCATAACCCTTCGGCCGATACTGAAGCAGTGTTCTCGGCCAGCGAAATGCAGAAAGCCGGTGTGATTACTGCACCTCGCCTGTTCTCGACCGGTACAATTTTGTATGGCGCGAACCACTTCATCACTGCCGAAGTGGACAATCTGGACGATGCCGTTGGCCATCTTGAACGCATGAAAGCAGTTGGTGCTTTCTCGGTTAAGAGCTACAACCAGCCACGTCGCGATCAGCGCCAGCAGGTTCTTGAAGCTGCCCGTCAAACTGGTTTATTAGTAGTTCCTGAAGGTGGCTCTTTGTTCATGCACAACATTTCGATGGTGATTGATGGCCACACCACCATTGAGCACTCAATCCCAGTAGAAAAAATCTATGATGATGTGAAGCAGCTTTGGAGTCAGAGCCAAACCTCTTATGTGCCAACACTGGGCGTTGCCTATGGCGGCATCTGGGGCGAGCGTTACTGGTATGACAAAACCAAAGTCTTTGATCATCCGTTATTGACCAAGTTTGTACCACGCGAAATCCTTGATCCTGTTTCACGACGTCGCTACACAGCGCCGGATGAGGACTACAATCACTTCAACAATGCTACGGTTACTGCAGAACTGCGTGACTTGGGTGTTAAAGTGGGTATCGGTGCGCATGGTCAGCGTGAAGGCCTGGCAGCTCATTGGGAGCTTTGGATGTTTGAGCAAGGCGGTATGACGCCTCATCAAGCACTTGAAGCTGGCACTATGGATGGCGCTAAAATCCTGGGTATGGCTGATGAAATCGGCTCTATTAAAGAAGGCAAACTGGCTGATTTAGTCATCCTCGACGCGGATCCTCTAATCAACCTTAAAAACAGCGAAAAGGTTAATATGGTTATGTTGAATGGTCGTCTTTATGATGCCCAGACCATGAATCAAGTAGCTCCAAAAGAAGTAAAGCGTCCTGCTTTCTTCTTTGAATAA
- the glyQ gene encoding glycine--tRNA ligase subunit alpha: protein MADTKTFQGLILTLQNYWAEQGCVIQQPLDLEVGAGTFHPATFLRAIGPEPWSAAYVQPCRRPTDGRYGENPNRLQHYYQFQVVIKPSPLDIQEMYLGSLKAMGLDPLEHDIRFVEDNWESPTLGAWGLGWEVWLNGMEVTQFTYFQQVGGLECKPVMGEITYGLERIAMYLQGVDSIYDLVWTDGPLGKVYYRDVFHQNEVEQSTYNFEYANVEKLFEFFDYCESESMSLMEHNLPLPAYEMVLKASHAFNLLDARHAISVTERQRFILRVRALARSVAESYYAAREELGFPMLNNSKNQANKSEEK, encoded by the coding sequence GTGGCAGATACTAAGACCTTTCAGGGGTTAATCCTGACCTTACAGAATTATTGGGCCGAGCAGGGCTGCGTGATTCAGCAACCGCTGGATCTTGAAGTCGGCGCTGGCACTTTCCATCCCGCAACCTTCCTGCGTGCCATTGGCCCAGAGCCGTGGAGTGCAGCTTATGTCCAGCCTTGCCGCCGTCCAACCGATGGTCGTTATGGTGAAAACCCTAACCGCTTACAACATTACTACCAATTCCAGGTAGTGATTAAACCTTCGCCACTGGATATCCAGGAAATGTATCTGGGCTCATTAAAGGCGATGGGGCTTGATCCGCTTGAGCATGATATTCGCTTCGTTGAAGACAACTGGGAATCACCGACACTTGGCGCCTGGGGTCTGGGCTGGGAAGTCTGGCTAAACGGCATGGAAGTAACACAGTTTACTTATTTCCAGCAGGTGGGCGGTCTTGAGTGTAAGCCGGTGATGGGTGAAATCACTTATGGTCTCGAGCGTATTGCCATGTATTTGCAGGGCGTCGACAGCATTTATGATCTGGTATGGACTGATGGACCTTTGGGTAAAGTCTATTACCGCGATGTGTTCCACCAAAACGAAGTGGAGCAATCCACTTATAACTTTGAGTACGCCAATGTCGAGAAGTTGTTTGAGTTCTTCGATTACTGCGAAAGCGAATCTATGAGTCTAATGGAACATAATTTGCCATTGCCAGCTTACGAGATGGTGCTAAAAGCTTCGCATGCCTTTAACTTGCTGGATGCGCGTCATGCTATTTCAGTCACCGAACGCCAACGCTTTATTTTGCGGGTTCGTGCCTTAGCGCGCTCAGTAGCCGAAAGCTACTACGCAGCTCGCGAGGAGCTAGGATTTCCGATGCTTAACAATAGTAAAAACCAAGCCAATAAATCGGAGGAGAAATAG
- a CDS encoding DUF1285 domain-containing protein: MTASDSDQEAQSKKDLGQILAELEKTSDGKSLPPVEQWDPDFCGDMDLIIKRDGSWHYQGSPIGRQRLVKLFSTVLKKEDDKYFLVTPVEKLGIRVEDAPFLVIRMQVKDTVEGPVISFEDNCDNQIILTKGNPLWVEQDSKTGEPSPYIMVRRNLYALIHRNVFYELVERAEERVIDDQKHLGVISAGEFFSLGTI, translated from the coding sequence ATGACTGCCTCAGATTCTGATCAAGAAGCTCAATCCAAAAAAGATCTCGGTCAAATTTTAGCCGAGCTCGAGAAAACCAGCGACGGCAAATCATTACCGCCGGTTGAGCAATGGGATCCTGATTTCTGCGGCGATATGGATCTGATCATCAAGCGTGATGGCAGCTGGCATTATCAAGGGTCACCGATTGGCCGCCAACGCCTGGTTAAACTCTTCTCAACTGTCCTCAAAAAAGAAGACGACAAATATTTCCTGGTTACTCCGGTTGAAAAACTGGGCATTCGTGTCGAAGATGCACCCTTCCTGGTTATTCGCATGCAAGTTAAAGACACTGTCGAAGGACCTGTTATCAGCTTCGAGGATAACTGCGATAATCAGATAATCTTGACCAAAGGTAATCCTCTGTGGGTTGAACAAGACTCTAAAACTGGCGAACCATCTCCCTATATCATGGTGCGTCGTAATCTATATGCCCTTATCCATCGCAATGTTTTTTATGAACTCGTAGAGCGAGCCGAAGAAAGAGTCATTGATGATCAAAAACACCTCGGCGTTATTTCCGCTGGTGAATTTTTCAGTTTAGGAACCATTTAG
- a CDS encoding L,D-transpeptidase family protein, producing MKHILSLIFLVATLIGIYLIYNFGRAYWHPLYIKVAGARTVEDVVQTYGEEARNRMVPYFEAAGSSYPPGSVALIAIKEEATLELWDTSAANPVFIRKYSVLAQSGVAGPKLREGDMQVPEGIYRIEYLNPNSSYHLSMKLNYPNDFDLTHARAEGRSEPGTNIFIHGKAVSIGCLAMGDEVAEELFVLASDIGHRNIDVAIAPKDPRKEQLQPISELPWTEELYQDLTAYFAPFVEKRSAEL from the coding sequence ATGAAACACATTCTTTCTCTCATCTTTCTAGTTGCCACGCTTATTGGAATTTACCTTATTTATAATTTCGGACGTGCTTACTGGCATCCTTTGTATATCAAAGTTGCCGGAGCACGTACTGTAGAAGATGTTGTGCAGACTTATGGCGAGGAAGCGCGAAACCGAATGGTTCCGTATTTTGAAGCCGCTGGCTCAAGTTATCCACCTGGCTCTGTGGCGCTGATAGCCATAAAAGAAGAAGCAACACTGGAGTTATGGGACACCTCAGCAGCAAACCCAGTATTCATTCGTAAATACTCTGTTCTCGCTCAAAGCGGAGTTGCAGGCCCCAAATTGCGTGAAGGTGATATGCAGGTTCCTGAAGGCATTTATCGGATTGAATACTTAAATCCGAATAGCTCTTACCACTTATCAATGAAGTTAAACTATCCGAATGATTTTGATTTAACACATGCTAGAGCTGAAGGGCGAAGTGAACCGGGAACTAACATCTTTATCCATGGTAAAGCTGTCTCAATAGGGTGTTTAGCAATGGGAGACGAGGTTGCTGAAGAGTTATTTGTCCTGGCCAGCGACATCGGGCATCGCAATATAGACGTCGCGATTGCACCCAAAGATCCAAGAAAAGAACAGTTGCAGCCAATATCAGAACTACCTTGGACAGAAGAACTTTACCAAGATTTAACAGCTTACTTTGCACCTTTCGTGGAAAAGAGATCGGCGGAACTTTAG